The following are encoded in a window of Pseudomonas graminis genomic DNA:
- a CDS encoding LTA synthase family protein: MRIYPSAPARFLLLATGTWLALFFLTRLVLFTTHLDEAGNQVIATFATGLLYDLAFLTYAALPLGIYVLLCPPRLWRARGHRWFLQGLMTVSMFVMLFVAVAEWLFWDEFGVRFNFIAVDYLVYSDEVLNNILESYPIGKLLGALAIVAIVLSAIISRAVAASIKAPTPPLRSRLAGIALLLALAAISLQFVDQDNPRGLGGNAYQRELASNGPYQFFAAFRNNELDYQQFYATLPDPQVAEQMRRELTEPNSRFVGTDPVDIRRTIDNPGATRKANIVLVTIESLSAKYLGSNGDTRNLTPYLDALRKQSVYFNNFYATGTRTDRGLEAITLSIPPTPGRSIVKRVGRESGFASLGQQLAGVGYDSVFVYGGRGYFDNMNAFFSGNGYRVVDQSSVNEQDIHFKNAWGMGDEDLYQQALNLADADFAANKPFLLQLMTTSNHRPYTFPEGRIDIPSGNGRDGAVKYTDYAIGKFLESARQKPWFDNTLFVFVADHTAGSAGKEDLPIDNYLIPLFIYAPKMIQPREISQLASQIDLAPTLLGLLNLDYQSTFFGRNLFFDSALPPRVVVGNYQHLGLFDGKDLAILSPRQGLRRHDNALGESVESKATRDDPLIARAIAYYQVASEGFKQHLLDWKPDGFKP, from the coding sequence ATGCGGATTTACCCATCGGCCCCAGCCCGGTTCCTGCTGTTGGCAACCGGCACATGGCTCGCCCTCTTTTTTCTCACACGCCTCGTTTTATTCACCACCCATCTCGACGAAGCCGGCAATCAAGTAATAGCCACTTTCGCCACCGGGCTGCTCTATGACCTGGCCTTCCTCACCTACGCCGCCCTGCCACTGGGGATATATGTCCTGCTCTGCCCGCCACGCTTATGGCGCGCTCGCGGGCACCGCTGGTTCCTGCAAGGGCTGATGACAGTCAGTATGTTCGTGATGCTGTTTGTCGCCGTGGCCGAATGGCTCTTCTGGGACGAGTTCGGCGTGCGATTCAACTTCATCGCCGTGGACTATCTGGTGTATTCCGACGAGGTCCTCAATAACATCCTCGAGTCCTACCCCATCGGCAAACTGCTCGGCGCGTTGGCGATCGTTGCCATCGTATTGAGTGCAATCATCAGTCGCGCCGTCGCAGCCTCGATCAAAGCCCCGACGCCGCCGCTGCGCAGCAGGCTGGCCGGTATCGCGCTATTGCTGGCCCTGGCGGCCATCAGCCTGCAATTTGTTGATCAGGATAATCCTCGCGGTCTGGGTGGCAACGCTTATCAGCGGGAACTGGCGAGCAACGGCCCGTACCAGTTTTTCGCCGCGTTCAGAAACAACGAACTGGATTATCAGCAGTTCTACGCCACCCTGCCCGACCCGCAAGTCGCCGAGCAGATGCGCCGGGAGCTGACCGAGCCCAACAGCCGATTTGTCGGCACTGACCCAGTGGATATCCGACGCACGATCGACAATCCGGGGGCGACGCGCAAAGCCAACATCGTCCTGGTGACCATTGAAAGCCTGAGCGCCAAATACCTGGGCAGCAACGGCGACACGCGCAACCTGACCCCCTATCTGGATGCATTGCGCAAGCAAAGCGTCTACTTCAATAACTTCTACGCCACCGGCACCCGAACCGACCGCGGCCTGGAAGCCATTACCCTGTCCATCCCGCCGACGCCGGGACGCTCCATCGTCAAACGGGTGGGCCGCGAAAGCGGGTTCGCCAGCCTCGGCCAGCAACTGGCGGGCGTCGGTTACGACAGCGTTTTCGTTTATGGGGGACGGGGCTATTTCGACAACATGAACGCCTTCTTCAGCGGCAACGGCTACCGCGTGGTGGACCAGAGCAGCGTCAATGAACAGGACATTCACTTCAAAAACGCCTGGGGCATGGGCGACGAAGACCTGTACCAGCAGGCGCTCAATCTGGCGGATGCGGACTTCGCTGCGAACAAACCGTTTCTGTTGCAGTTGATGACCACTTCAAACCACCGCCCTTACACCTTCCCCGAGGGACGCATTGACATCCCTTCGGGCAACGGTCGCGACGGCGCGGTGAAATACACCGACTACGCCATCGGCAAGTTCCTTGAAAGCGCCCGCCAGAAACCGTGGTTCGACAACACGCTGTTCGTCTTCGTCGCCGACCACACGGCAGGCAGTGCTGGCAAAGAAGACCTGCCCATCGATAACTACCTCATTCCGCTGTTCATCTACGCGCCGAAGATGATCCAGCCGCGGGAAATCTCTCAATTGGCGAGTCAGATCGATCTCGCGCCGACGCTGCTGGGGCTGCTGAATCTGGATTATCAGTCCACCTTCTTTGGCCGCAATCTGTTCTTCGATTCGGCGTTGCCGCCCCGGGTGGTGGTCGGCAATTACCAGCACCTGGGACTGTTCGACGGCAAGGATCTCGCCATCCTCAGCCCGCGCCAGGGGCTGCGTCGCCACGACAATGCGCTGGGTGAAAGTGTCGAAAGCAAGGCTACGCGTGACGACCCGCTGATTGCGCGCGCCATCGCCTATTACCAAGTGGCAAGCGAAGGATTCAAACAGCATCTGCTGGACTGGAAGCCTGACGGCTTCAAGCCTTGA
- a CDS encoding ArnT family glycosyltransferase: MTSRALSLLVLAAVLSFFALGNHQLQNSTEPRVAGIAMEMHLSNNWVTPTLNGQPFLEKPPLSVWLDAAAIRVFGATPLAVRLASAFAGLFSVLLLYCMLVRFGRPASVAWLAAFMLATTASFWSNARQVGEDALLSLGVTLALLAFFHASERARRGAPVLDPWLAFTLGIVISILSKGVLGLALPGVVIFFWLVIETVRKKRLEVVDWIRPAALTLLALVPLLVWLGFLYGQGGSASLKEVLWTNSVGRFSGSFTEAGHYEPFYYYLAKLPEAFLPWNLLVYLGLWHFRKQLMSNRYLLFFTLWLGAQFLLLTLASSKRTVYLMSLAPAAAVIAAEYALVLGARIRVHAARSAFVAAVVRHRRGVSGAGVLLVVVTYLGAAQWLAPREDRQLSFLLLTEKIHGLQQQGVSVALFQPSERLAGAGVFYSQSQLDSVMSGAELDRFLAPGADRVVVMESQSTPQLPLRVLDRVEIGGRVYYFVTAAPGADRRS, encoded by the coding sequence ATGACTTCTCGTGCGCTCTCGTTGCTCGTGCTGGCGGCTGTTCTGTCTTTCTTCGCGTTGGGCAATCACCAATTGCAAAACTCGACGGAGCCGCGGGTGGCAGGCATCGCCATGGAGATGCACCTGAGCAACAACTGGGTGACACCGACCCTCAACGGACAGCCTTTTCTTGAGAAGCCCCCGCTGAGCGTCTGGCTGGATGCGGCGGCGATCCGCGTCTTCGGCGCTACGCCATTGGCGGTGCGGCTGGCCTCGGCGTTCGCCGGGCTCTTCAGCGTGTTGCTCCTTTACTGCATGCTCGTACGGTTTGGACGCCCGGCCTCTGTGGCCTGGCTGGCGGCGTTCATGCTGGCGACAACGGCCAGCTTCTGGAGCAACGCGCGGCAGGTGGGCGAAGATGCATTGCTGTCCCTCGGCGTGACCCTGGCGCTGCTGGCGTTTTTCCACGCCAGCGAGCGCGCGCGACGCGGGGCGCCGGTACTAGACCCTTGGCTCGCGTTCACGCTGGGCATCGTGATTTCGATCTTGAGCAAAGGGGTGCTGGGCTTGGCGTTGCCGGGTGTCGTGATTTTCTTCTGGTTGGTCATCGAGACGGTGCGCAAGAAGCGGTTGGAGGTTGTTGACTGGATTCGCCCGGCAGCCCTCACGCTGCTGGCGCTGGTGCCGCTTCTTGTCTGGCTGGGGTTTCTGTACGGGCAGGGCGGTTCCGCGTCATTGAAAGAAGTGCTGTGGACCAACAGCGTTGGCCGGTTCAGCGGTTCGTTTACCGAAGCCGGGCATTACGAGCCGTTTTATTACTACCTGGCAAAACTGCCGGAAGCGTTTTTGCCGTGGAATCTGTTGGTCTATCTGGGGCTTTGGCACTTTCGCAAGCAGCTGATGAGCAATCGCTATCTGTTGTTCTTCACCCTGTGGCTGGGCGCGCAATTCCTGTTGCTGACACTGGCGTCGAGTAAGCGCACGGTTTACCTGATGTCGTTGGCGCCGGCCGCTGCGGTGATTGCTGCCGAATATGCGTTGGTGCTGGGGGCCAGGATCCGCGTGCATGCAGCACGGTCCGCGTTTGTGGCGGCGGTGGTGCGCCATCGTCGAGGGGTCAGCGGGGCGGGTGTCTTGCTGGTGGTTGTCACCTACCTGGGGGCAGCGCAATGGCTGGCGCCGCGGGAGGACAGGCAGCTGTCATTCCTGCTATTGACCGAGAAAATCCATGGCCTGCAACAGCAAGGTGTGAGCGTAGCGCTGTTCCAACCCAGCGAACGCTTGGCGGGCGCTGGCGTGTTCTACAGCCAGAGCCAGCTTGACAGTGTGATGTCTGGTGCTGAACTCGACCGTTTTCTGGCACCGGGGGCTGACAGGGTCGTGGTGATGGAAAGCCAGTCCACGCCTCAATTACCGTTGCGGGTGCTAGACCGCGTCGAGATTGGAGGACGGGTTTACTATTTCGTCACTGCCGCCCCGGGTGCAGACCGTCGTTCATGA
- a CDS encoding EamA family transporter, with protein MTWLLLLGTCGLTCLGQVAQKCAVERWHGTFPGVLAALRSFWLWLAMACLGLGLLGWLLVLQRLEVGIAYPMLGLNVVLITLASRFVFKESIDAVHWLGVALILAGVVLLGRQA; from the coding sequence ATGACCTGGCTGCTGCTGTTGGGCACCTGCGGGCTGACATGCCTGGGCCAGGTCGCGCAGAAGTGCGCGGTGGAGCGTTGGCACGGCACATTTCCGGGGGTGCTCGCCGCATTGCGCTCGTTCTGGCTGTGGCTGGCAATGGCGTGTCTGGGCCTGGGTTTGCTGGGCTGGCTGCTGGTGTTGCAGCGCCTGGAGGTCGGCATCGCCTACCCGATGCTGGGGCTGAATGTGGTGCTGATCACTTTGGCCAGCCGCTTTGTTTTCAAGGAATCCATCGACGCCGTGCACTGGCTGGGTGTCGCGCTGATTCTGGCCGGCGTTGTGCTGCTCGGGCGCCAGGCATGA
- a CDS encoding UDP-glucose dehydrogenase family protein has product MKISVFGSGYVGLVQATVLAEVGHDVVCMDIDQAKVEQLRQGQVHIFEPGLASLVRENLENKRLQFTTDTQLAVEHAEVLFIAVGTPSRDDGSADLRGFFAVGEAIATYRSEPLIIVEKSTVPVGSGDALRAHIDKALRQAGRLLQFDIVSNPEFLKEGSAVNDCRRPDRIVIGCDNDAVRKVMRELYAPFNRNHDRIMFMDLRSAELTKYAANCMLATKISFINQIAELAEHLGADVESVRLGIGADSRIGYDFIYPGCGYGGSCFGKDIRALIHSAREAHCSNDLLAVVEAINERQKNKLFERVKAFYEGDLRGKTFALWGLAFKPNTDDMRDAPSRVLMEALWDAGATVRAFDPEAMQETQRLYGNRKDLILMGTPESTLNDADALIICTEWQQFKAPDFELIQQRLAAPVIFDGRNLYDTERLARSGFHYFPIGRGESCELPIPQKQWLPYKSVAGGAMV; this is encoded by the coding sequence ATGAAAATCAGCGTTTTCGGTAGCGGGTATGTCGGGCTGGTGCAAGCCACCGTCCTTGCTGAAGTCGGCCACGACGTGGTCTGCATGGACATCGACCAGGCCAAGGTCGAGCAGTTGCGGCAGGGTCAGGTGCATATTTTCGAACCGGGGCTGGCCAGCCTGGTGCGGGAGAACCTGGAAAACAAACGCCTACAGTTCACCACCGACACCCAACTGGCCGTCGAACACGCTGAGGTTTTGTTCATCGCCGTGGGCACCCCGTCCCGCGATGACGGCTCGGCCGACCTGAGGGGCTTTTTTGCGGTTGGCGAGGCCATCGCGACGTACCGGTCCGAGCCGCTGATCATCGTTGAAAAGTCCACGGTGCCCGTCGGCAGTGGCGACGCCCTGCGTGCACACATCGACAAAGCCCTGCGCCAGGCTGGTCGCTTGCTGCAGTTCGATATCGTTTCCAACCCGGAATTTCTCAAGGAGGGTTCGGCGGTCAACGACTGCCGGCGCCCGGACCGTATCGTCATCGGCTGCGACAACGACGCCGTGCGTAAGGTGATGCGTGAGTTGTACGCGCCGTTCAACCGCAACCATGACCGGATCATGTTCATGGACCTGCGCAGCGCCGAGCTGACCAAGTACGCGGCCAACTGCATGCTGGCGACCAAGATCAGCTTCATCAACCAGATCGCCGAACTGGCCGAACACCTGGGCGCGGACGTCGAGTCGGTGCGGCTGGGCATCGGCGCGGATTCACGCATCGGCTACGACTTCATCTACCCCGGCTGCGGTTATGGCGGCTCGTGCTTCGGCAAGGACATTCGCGCCTTGATCCACAGCGCCCGGGAAGCCCACTGTTCCAACGACCTGCTGGCGGTAGTCGAAGCCATCAACGAGCGGCAGAAGAACAAACTGTTCGAGCGGGTGAAAGCCTTTTACGAAGGGGATCTGCGCGGCAAGACCTTTGCCTTGTGGGGCCTGGCGTTCAAGCCGAACACCGACGACATGCGCGACGCGCCGAGCCGGGTGCTGATGGAAGCGCTGTGGGATGCCGGGGCCACGGTTCGCGCGTTTGACCCCGAGGCCATGCAAGAGACGCAGCGCCTTTACGGCAACCGCAAGGACCTGATTCTGATGGGCACCCCGGAGTCGACGTTGAACGATGCAGACGCGCTGATCATCTGCACCGAGTGGCAACAGTTCAAGGCCCCGGATTTCGAACTGATCCAGCAACGCCTCGCCGCGCCAGTGATCTTCGACGGCCGCAATCTGTACGACACCGAGCGCCTGGCCCGCAGCGGATTTCACTACTTCCCGATTGGCCGCGGGGAATCCTGTGAATTGCCGATCCCGCAGAAGCAGTGGCTGCCGTATAAAAGCGTGGCGGGTGGAGCGATGGTCTAG
- a CDS encoding winged helix-turn-helix domain-containing protein, translating to MVNDKIFTAAEPIFDKRLSRIAQRIKWRVLTMLVVEDLVLDTSKYRATRAQRSLKLNPTNIDILALLMLKSPGIVSKEEIAEMLWGELGVNKSSGVGTRVHQIRKVVDDGFAFPLLHTVYGVGYQLRK from the coding sequence TTGGTAAACGACAAGATATTCACGGCAGCCGAACCTATTTTTGACAAACGCCTGTCTAGGATCGCGCAACGTATAAAGTGGCGGGTTTTAACTATGTTGGTGGTCGAGGATCTGGTGTTGGACACAAGCAAATACCGGGCGACCCGCGCGCAAAGATCGCTCAAGCTCAACCCGACCAACATCGACATCCTGGCACTGCTGATGCTGAAAAGTCCCGGCATTGTCAGTAAAGAAGAAATCGCGGAAATGCTGTGGGGCGAACTGGGCGTCAACAAGAGCAGTGGCGTCGGTACACGCGTGCATCAAATCAGAAAAGTGGTCGATGATGGTTTTGCGTTTCCCCTGCTTCATACGGTGTATGGCGTCGGCTATCAGCTGCGCAAATAA